The genome window ATATAGCACAGCGACTGAGCGCCAGCATCTTGCGTGTCTGCCTTGACGCCATATTTGTGTATGTCTGTGAAGTGTGAACGGGCGCCTCTAGCGGTCAACCGCAGACAGTCATTACCATGGATACATAAGGcacattatgtttttgtttcGGTGAACATAAGCGGCGCATTACTAAGGATAATGAAAATGAAACGAAACGTTTTTCTATTTTCTCGGTCTTTATTAGTCTGGTTTCAATTTATACATTAATAAATTGAAAAGATAATATACTCATAGACATGATAGAcatctcacagatcttcaacagatcactggagctgtgcacagttccttcctgtttcaagcgctccaccataatccccatcccaaagaaacccaaaatcacaggactgaatgactagacccgtcgctctcacatctgtggtcatgaagtcattcgactggcgccccccaggggtgcgttctctccccactgctcttctccctgtacacaaatgactgcactgcccaggacccttctgtcagacttctgaagttcgcagacgacaccacactcattggcctcatccaggatggtgatgagtctgcgtacagacaggaggctgagcagctgtctggtgcagtcataacaacttggagctgaacacgcttaaaacagtggagacgattgtggacttcaggagaaacccccctgcactcccccctctcaccatcatgaacagcactgtggcagcagtggagtcattcaggttcctgggcaccaccatctctcagaacctgaagtgggacaatcacattggctccattgctaaaaaagcccagcaaaggttgtacttcttacatcagctgaagaagttcaacctaccacaaactctattaaaacagttttactcagctgtcatagagtctgtcctctgcacatccatcactgtctggtttggctcagccacgaagtcagacatcagaagactacagaggacggttcggacagctgagaagatcattggtgctcccctgcccaccctccaagaactgtatacatccagagtgaggaaaagggctcagaaaatcaccctggacctctcacatccaagccatcatctcttcacaatgctgccgtctggtcggcgctacagagcactgagcaccaaaacaaccagacacaaaaacagcttcttccctcaggccatctacctcttgaacagttaaatgtttttacacaccgtgcaattaataactcaataataattaagtgcaatattaattatatcttccagataatacactatctatttttatacaactttttctgtaaattatatttcattcattctgctgtatatagcacataccttgtacataCAATagactattcttattttttactttacatatttacatacatacatagctttacactctctatatctttatcttatgtttattgtattgtatttcttaattttttatacccataggcccttatttaaatcattgtgtactgtattctattgtgttatggtctctgtgtactgttattgctgtttctgtgttctggatgctcctgtctccacaacaaattccttgtatgtgcaaacatacttggcaataaagctctttctgattctgatatttttaatttgttaatgtAACCAAGCTGAACAAGCCTCGCAGGCGTCATGGTAAAATGCCACCCTGACTTTAAATCTGCGTGAAAAcgagaatgtttttatttctgtatgCATGCTTATTCCATGTAAAGCACATTTCAATATTACCCATCCTTTAAATCAAATAAGCTTATAACTGTTGTTAGTCTCCTGAAATATTGACAGTGATCACACACGACTTTCATCATAACATGTCGCATCATTAGTAGCTAAGGAGTCGGTCAACACCCCCATCTACTGATCAGATTATGTAAACGCATTCAGTCAGTTCTCCACTTCGGCTCACTGTCATTTGTTTGTTACATTTGTTGCCACTATACATTTAGTTGTATAATAAATGTGACCTGATCAAATCTGATATAGTATTTTAGGCTAACTATTTTATCCTTAAATTAGTAAAGAAAAGCTTTTGGCGTAATCTCTTGAGGTCCTCGTGTAATTTAAATGTatcccttgcttactccagctttaatcctccagTTTgcaaactaacggtactgtttagcgtgctgacaaaatgtttatatgctctcctacttgtaagtcgctttggataaaagcgtctgccaaatgaataaatgtaataaatgtatcgTTTCTGTGGGCGCGCGATTATTGACAGGTTTAAAATAACGGTCACTGGTGTGACGTTTGGTCGGTGAGATAAACTGTGGTGAGACTGAAGACCCGGAAACCTCAAAGCTTATCGTATACGAATTGAATTCTGGTATTTATCTCGTTTTATCTCCccaaaaatgtatgtttctTTATCAAGTTTAAGATGTTTTCGGTATGTTGTCGTCAATCAATTAGGCGAATAGTGAATTCCGGCAAAATAGACATCCATTATAACAATAGGAAATGTCAACACTGGTTTAAAATGATCCTAAACGCGCACAGAACTATAAAATGTATTCCCAATGCCAGTAAAACatcaatcagaatcagaatcagaagagctttattgccaagtgtgtttgcacacacaaggaattttctttggtgttggaagcttctagtacagacattcaacacaatgacaatacaatataatacgatttacagtctaaaagattctaaattgtgcatatgcAGTTGGTATACATTTCAGTATGGCACATTTGTATGGTACATTTCAGTTGGTATACATTAAGAGCatttgcgttaacaacgcaaggttgtgggttcgagcccagggattgcacatgcctatgtataaatgtataggataatgcaatgtaagttgctttggataaaagcgtctgccaaatatgtaaatgaaaaacgGTCTTCATTTGCCTTTATACTTGTTAAATGTCACAGAGGTCGTGGAGCAGAGCTGCAACTAACTTAGTgaggtttcttttttttaagttacaaAAAAGCCCAAATACCCCAATGTTTTGTTTAGTCATTAAGTACAGACAGTGCACTGTTCACGAGGTACCATGATGGCCAGGGGAGCAGAAGACAAGAGGTCAAAATCAAAAATACATGAGGTGAGGATTTCAATTCACTATTTATATGAACTACACAAGAGCTTATAGAGTTAACATTTCTACAGCCAAACAAAATGGTCAGTGCTTGATGTTCAGTTTTCTTTCGGTCTAATTTGCTTGCAGCTTGAAAATGCCACTACGTTTTCTGAGACATCTCCagcaaaaatgaccaaaaaacaTCCCAGATCAGCAGCTGTGGACATGCCTTACGGTTTTGAAACAGCTCTGGCAGGTACGACTTCATTTTCCTTATGCGATCAATTACTTGTGGATACTAGTGGATATTTAAACCTCATGCGGCATTGTACTgacttttctgttatttgtcTCTCTTCACATTTTAGAGGCAAACAGAGAGGTCGGTGTTCTCTTCTCAAACTACTCAGAGGTCTTGAGGTAACTGGATGGATGGACCTTTGTGTCTCTTTAATGGTAGATCTATAATGTTTGTACTCAATGTCAACTTCAAATGCTCTCTTCAAAGGGAAAGAGCTGATGTGGATGCCTCGCAGCTTAGAGAGCTTGAAGATATTCTTACTGAAGCTAGAAGCTTGGAATCTCACCTCAAAGAGAAGAAAGAACACCTGAGACAATGTCTGGCTTTGATCTCTGACAAACTACATGGATAGTTTTGAAGGTCTTTCTAATGGATTGTATAATGCATTTCTATATGTTACAAGCAACAATATATGCAACGCTGTTAAAACGTTGattgtaaatgtttatatactTCGACAAAATTTGAAAATACTTTAGGTTTCACTGATATTTTGTGGTGATCTGGGGTGATATGcacaataaatgaaaatgtaaacaagcattatttacatgtatttatttagatgcttttatccaaaatgatgAACAAATGGAACAAGAAAAAACGATACAGGTAGTGCTAATATTCATGTGTAAACTGAACAGTGCAAATATTATTATGAGTTAATTTACATCAGAGTCATACATTTTCTTAGTATTCAATATaggcaatatacagtatatagtttaTTTAACATATAACATATAGTAGGCACCGTAGAATGCATTAGATGCAGTATTGCCTTTAAAAGATTTTGCACTAATAATTTTTGCACTTTATAAAATTCCAGCTCAGTGTTTTGTTTGGAAAGTCCCGTGAAAACCATATGGTATGTTCATAGGTACTTCCGCACGTCCCAATTCTTCAAACGTTTTTGCATCCAGCACCAGAAGGAATGTGCTTTTGTCCTAGAGCGACAATTACTCATcagtatatattataaatatcagTCTGTGAGTTTTATAAGCTTTATAAGGAGTTTTTAAATGTGACATGTTATACCTGATTAGGGGTGATGACAACAGACAAAATGACTCCATCATCCTCCCCCACAGCACTAGGCGATGGGACAAAAACTGGTTCTGACGGATACAGGCCTCCATGTTTCCACACCTGCGTAACAATCATtagttaaaacattttttactggTTAACATTGGTTTAGGTTCAGTTACTAAACCTAAAACACCAACTAACCTTCATTTGCTTGTCTTGAAGGTCCATTTTAATGAGCGAATCTCCAACCAGGTGTCTGAAGCCACATCCATAGTAGTAGCGGTAGGGCCGGGTGTTGTACTTTGAATAGTTGATGTGTGGGAATTCAAGACCTCCATATTCATGGAGATCTTCACCATGAAGATCTTCATGTGTGCAGAACACCTGTTTAAATGGTAAGGCAGAGTACATCATATGGTCAAACACTTGATAATATATAGAGAATGCTATATATTAGCAATGTTAACCACATAAACCAACCTTGTTCTTGTCTGTTTTAATAGCTGTTGAGGTGCTGTTCAACCGTGTGTTTAGATTTTGCCCACATGGTGTGTTGTTGTCCACATTTAAGGGTAGGACAAAACGTTTAGGGAACACTCTGCACATGATGTTGTATACCTAGAAAAATGACAAGGTCattacacagaacagaaaagaaaaaagatttaaCCTTATAATTTTACCTCATCTAGAGCATTCCCAGACTTTTTTAAGTTCTGTATCAGGTAGTTGTTAATGGCCTGGCCGTCCTCAGAAAAGCACATGTCCATAATCAGAAAACCGTTTTCTTCAAAACAGTTTATCTGATGGAAGGTTGACATTGGCTTTGCGTAATATTTGATGACGCTAAGCTGTAACAAAATGAATTAAAGAATCATTCATTCATGATTAAAGGGAACctaatttgatgttttaaatgaactatactaaattaaatcaaatgaaatcTTTCACATTATAAATGATGTGAATATATATTGTTGAGTAGTGTTAGTTGGTTACCTTTCCAGTGTGCTTATTCACTACATGGAAAACTGTGTTCCTCTTTGGGTCCCAGTATACGCCATCACTAATCCCCTTTCCACGCAGTTTTCCTGTCACAATCTTCAAGAGATCCATTTTGATTGGCTGCTCGATGAATACCACGTAATTCTCTGACATGGCTGCAATACCAATGTACAAAAATGGCTTTAAAATGTGAAAGATAATTCTGTGaagtcaattaaaaaaatgtgttttattacagTAGTTGAGAATATTGTGTATTTAGTAATGACACTTCTCACTTACCAAAGCTATGATAGTAGGATGGTTTGGACTTGTCCTCAGATGGGATGGAGCAAATAACCGTGGCTCCTTCCAAAGCATCCCCTTGATTCACCTTCTTTGAGGGCACTCTTATGATGTTGTAGAAAGCACCTGTAAATAAGTCGAGAAGAATTTTAGTTAATtaaagataaacaaaataatgaattttcCATTTATTCATGATATTAAAGATAAAGATTTATTATCTCAGTATTGATTCAAACCTTTAGGAGTGTAAGAGTTGCCCATGTTGTATGTGGTCCCATCAGGATCCATATGGGGATGAGCTGTGGCTCCATTAACTGCAATAAATTTACTCCAGTCCAcctaaaatgaatgattttcacattttagttGGGTTGTCCTCTTTTCTAATAACAAATACTTTAATTAGTATGCACCTTTTCTTTAGTTTCAAGTGTCTTTGGGTCTATTTTGTGCATGAAGTTTGTCTCAGTGCTGACATAGTAGTCTCCTTTATACTGGACAAAGCTGACATTTGCATTGTCAGATGGCTCTATATATGAAGAGGAAGATGACAGATTCACATATTCGGAACATAATCAGGTTAATTCAGTTAGAATTGATGATCACTTACTGGGCAGCTCAAAGCGGGAGAGGAAGCGCTGGTAGAAGTTTTTGCACGGGTCCGGCACTGCAATCGTACCAAATTCAGACACCACGATGCGGTTATGCTCAGTGTTTTCCTTGTAGCAATCGCTGTTCAGGAATCGACTCATGTATGTCACCTTTCCATCCTCGATATGAAACTGGTGCATAAGCGCCATGCCATCAAACCAGTGGTTGAAACTGTGGAGCAAACGTAACCGATCATTCACTTTTTGGTTGATATACATATGGCTGGTTATGAAGGAACCCAAATGGTACTCACCTGCTTCTTCCAATCTCAAACTTTCCAGGTCCATTCCTGAGAAAATTGCCTTCGATCCATGAGGGGATATTACCTGTGATTTTGGTTGCAATGGGCTCTGGTGTTTCCTCCGCAGAAAGCACCAGGTTTTCAATGCATGGCAGACCATGTATGTCTGTAAAATGCCTTTTTTCTGACCTGGTCTTCTTCCAGCCTGTGGGGAACAATTTCATCCATTTTTACTAGATGCATTTTGTTGCTACaacaagaatacatttaaatctaTGACTAGAACTTACCAAGACTGTCACTGTTCAGCCGGTTCATGGTGGACATGTTGCTCTTTTTGTCGTGGCTTTGAAGCCGAGTCAGATGTTCTTCAGAGGTTGCCTAGTGTCCCTCTGCTACCAGGACTGTCTTATATAGAGAGCTCTTTTCGGGTCACATGGTGCTTATGCAAGTCCAAATCACAGACCCCACCAACTTGGATGCACTTTGGCTAGATAAGTTCACGTAAGGTTAAGCTTGATAAGAATGATGAGCTTTGTTACTGTCTAAACCATCTGAAATAACAATACaaacacattaaattaaattatttattaacaaaCCTCATCTCTGACTGCATACTAAACCTACAGTAGCAGAAAGCGTTGAACATCTATAATCACTACAAAGTTAAATCGCCTACTTATGAATTGATGCAAGGCAGTTATGGTGATTTAAGGTCATGAACATCTTGTTCTATGACATCGTTCTAAAATGTTTGGGAATTTCCCAAATAATGTAACTATCCTTAATAACCTCACtgataaaaaacacagaaatacatGACTCAGAAATCTTTCTGTCATGGGAAGGttatcaaatttaaaaaaaaaaactataatctATCAATGTTATacatgtgaaatatgaatatttatatgCATTATTCTTTTTTGGGGGGCGTTTTCTTGCCTTTATTTATAGTACAGTAACAATGAGAGGAGAGGAAACGAAGTGGGTGAGAGGGGGGtgggatcgggaaaggaccacgagccgggaCTCGAACTCTGGTCGCCCGGAGCGCAACAGCGCCATATGTCGGAGCACTAACCacaaggctatcggctccgactAATATGCATTATTCTTTATCTAACTGAAAAAATTTGCCTACATGCGTTGAATATTGTATTGAATAGGCTATTCTAACATCGCCCTGTTGtagctcgacctgattttgccaagtggttgatgtcttcagggcaacatattttgttgacctaaggacaacaattttataaataaaacctaaacccacaccaaaccccaaccctaaccataacttactcctaaaatcagagggcaatgataagtgaaaaacaatagaagcacctaatcctggttggaagattaaacttaaaataaactgtaaacttatttctgaaatctgattggttgatttaaatgttgtcccagggtcaacatgatattgccctaaggacatcaaccacttgacaaaaacaggagagcctgTTCAGTATGCTAATTAATACATCAGTGCCCGGTTTCACAAACAAGGCTtaagctagtcccagactaaaatgcatgtctgagctgttttaactgaaagcaacttgcactgacagatcttaaaatatgtcagtgctaTTATTTTGTCTCAAGATTCACACTAGCATAGTTTTaactaaggcatttttataattatcctaatttaactaaggcgtagtcctggcttaagctaaaccttgtccgtgaaaccgggcctagacattatgtaggatgagATAACGTTCTTCTTGTTTCCCGTTTGATTTTGTAGTCCTTTCTTTTTGTTCATTGGTTCTGTGTTAATCGGTGCCACAGGTGTTTCTTATCTCGTTTTCCCTTAAGCCCttgt of Triplophysa rosa linkage group LG14, Trosa_1v2, whole genome shotgun sequence contains these proteins:
- the bco2b gene encoding beta-carotene oxygenase 2b, yielding MSTMNRLNSDSLGWKKTRSEKRHFTDIHGLPCIENLVLSAEETPEPIATKITGNIPSWIEGNFLRNGPGKFEIGRSSFNHWFDGMALMHQFHIEDGKVTYMSRFLNSDCYKENTEHNRIVVSEFGTIAVPDPCKNFYQRFLSRFELPKPSDNANVSFVQYKGDYYVSTETNFMHKIDPKTLETKEKVDWSKFIAVNGATAHPHMDPDGTTYNMGNSYTPKGAFYNIIRVPSKKVNQGDALEGATVICSIPSEDKSKPSYYHSFAMSENYVVFIEQPIKMDLLKIVTGKLRGKGISDGVYWDPKRNTVFHVVNKHTGKLSVIKYYAKPMSTFHQINCFEENGFLIMDMCFSEDGQAINNYLIQNLKKSGNALDEVYNIMCRVFPKRFVLPLNVDNNTPCGQNLNTRLNSTSTAIKTDKNKVFCTHEDLHGEDLHEYGGLEFPHINYSKYNTRPYRYYYGCGFRHLVGDSLIKMDLQDKQMKVWKHGGLYPSEPVFVPSPSAVGEDDGVILSVVITPNQDKSTFLLVLDAKTFEELGRAEVPMNIPYGFHGTFQTKH